The Pseudoalteromonas carrageenovora IAM 12662 DNA window TGATAAAACAGTTAAGTGTAAAAATAAACTAATAACCCCAAGGCGTAACCAAATGTCACCTTGGGTATTTGGCGCAAACGCCAATACAACAGCTATAACTTGAGTAACAACTAGCGAGGCTAGCACCCCTCGCTCATTAAAAAGAGCTGAAAAAAGCAATGCATCAGATTGAAGCAACTTGCTCATGACAGCTCTCCTTGAAATCTAAATAATTAATTTATATAGATTAACGCAGCTCAACAGGAACGGCAAATACGATGTTTTCTTCTTCACCAGGGTTTTCTACTACCTGCTTGCCGCCAAGCTCTTTAAGGCGTGTTATTACTTGCTGTACAAGTACTTCTGGTGCAGATGCTCCAGCCGTAACACCAACAGACTTAGACTCTGAAACCCACTGCTCTTGTACATCAGTTGCATCATCAATTAAATAAGCCGTTGTGCCCATTTTATCTGCAAGTTCGCGCAAGCGATTAGAGTTAGAACTATTTTTAGCTCCAACAACTAAAAGCACATCAACTTTATCAGCTAAATCACGCACCGCATCTTGGCGGTTTTGTGTTGCATAACAAATATCGTCTTTTCGAGGGCCATCTATTGCAGGAAATTTCTCTCGTAGTGCGTCAATGACATCTGCCGTATCATCTACCGAAAGCGTTGTTTGGCTACAATAAAATAAGTTTTCGGCATTTTTTACATTGAGTGCAATAACGTCTTCCGCGGTTTCTACCAGGTAAATCCCGCCTTCATCGTTATCGTACTGCCCCATTGTACCCTCTACTTCAGGGTGTCCATGGTGCCCAATTAAAATACATTCAATACCCTTGCGGCTAGCGCGTGTAACTTCCATATGAACTTTAGTTACAAGCGGACATGTTGCATCAAATACTTTTAAGTCACGGCGTTTCGCCTCAGAGCGTACCGCTTGCGATACACCATGAGCACTAAAAATTACAATGCTGTCGTCAGGTACTTGATCAAGCTCTTCAACAAACACTGCGCCACGGCTTTTTAGCCCATCGACCACGTAGCGGTTATGTACCACTTCGTGACGAACATAAATTGGCTTTTCAAAAATATCTAAAGCACGCTCTACAATGCTGATTGCACGGTCAACGCCCGCACAAAAACCACGTGGGTTAGCTAATAAAATATCCATTAGCCTTCTACCTCAATAATATCTACTTCAAATGTTAGGCGCTGACCCGATAGCGGGTGGTTAAAATCGATAGTAACCGACTCCCCTTGCACTTCTCGAACAAGCCCAGGAAGTTCAGTACCATCAGGTTGTGTAAACGCAATGATAGCACCTACTTGAGCAGGTGTTTCTGGGCCAAACTTACTGCGGTCAACATAGTAAATATTATCTGGATTTGGCTGACCAAAAGCATCTTCAGGTTCTAATTCAAATGTTTTACTTTCACCAGCAGTTAACCCTAATAAACAC harbors:
- the fkpB gene encoding FKBP-type peptidyl-prolyl cis-trans isomerase; this encodes MSQAVIGENSQVIFHFSIKLEDGSAADSTKVHNKPAKLTMGDGSLTANFEKCLLGLTAGESKTFELEPEDAFGQPNPDNIYYVDRSKFGPETPAQVGAIIAFTQPDGTELPGLVREVQGESVTIDFNHPLSGQRLTFEVDIIEVEG
- the ispH gene encoding 4-hydroxy-3-methylbut-2-enyl diphosphate reductase, yielding MDILLANPRGFCAGVDRAISIVERALDIFEKPIYVRHEVVHNRYVVDGLKSRGAVFVEELDQVPDDSIVIFSAHGVSQAVRSEAKRRDLKVFDATCPLVTKVHMEVTRASRKGIECILIGHHGHPEVEGTMGQYDNDEGGIYLVETAEDVIALNVKNAENLFYCSQTTLSVDDTADVIDALREKFPAIDGPRKDDICYATQNRQDAVRDLADKVDVLLVVGAKNSSNSNRLRELADKMGTTAYLIDDATDVQEQWVSESKSVGVTAGASAPEVLVQQVITRLKELGGKQVVENPGEEENIVFAVPVELR